Within Desulfolithobacter dissulfuricans, the genomic segment TATTCCCCTGCTGCTGGATCATTTTCTCCGCAGCAGCAACAAGCGAAACGGCAAGAATCTTCGCATGAGCCGGGAGTTTCTCGACTTTCTTACCGAGTATGACTGGCCCGGCAATGTCCGGGAGCTGCAGAACCTGATCGAGCGTCTGGTGATTCTCTCCAGTGGCGATGTCCTGCGGGTGGAGGATCTGCCCGAGTATCTGCTGACCCGGGAAACACCGGTTGTCACCCGGCGGCCTGCGACCCCGGAACATGCACCGGACAGCTCTACCCTGTCCCGCGATCCGGAGCCGCCAACGGTCCACAAGCCACTCCACGAGCTGGAACGCGACCAGGTGGAGGCGGCTCTCAAACGCCATGGCTGGGTCCAGGCCCGGGCCGCCCGCGAGTTGGGCTTGACCCAGCGCCAGATCGGCTACCGGATCAAGAAATACAACCTCAAGCGGCCGGAATACTACTGATCCCCTCTCCACTGGTCAGGCGGACCCTCTCTTCCGCGTTCCGGCCCCTGATCCTTACCTTCTGTTCCCCTGAACTAGCCCGCATATTTCACAAGCGATCTACTGCAAGGCCTGAAAACACCGCGCCTGCTGCGTCACAGCTTCAAAAAGAGTCCTCGAAATATTTCAATATGTCTGCGGCTCTTTTTGAAGCTGTTCCTCGAAGGTCTCTCTTCGTTCGCTATCTGCATCCACGGCGTTTTCAGACCTTTCGCCACGATCATTGTGAAATATGCGGGCTAGCAACCAGCTCTCTTCCTGCCGCGCTTCGGCGCCGCGGTACTTCTTTTCCTGTCCCTGATCCTGCCGGTCGCTCTGTTCAGAACACAAAGGGGGCAAAGAACACGGGGGCAGCCGTGGTCTGCTGCTGCGTGTTCTTTGCCCCCCTTCAACAATCAGGCAGATCTGGACTCTTTCCTCCTGATGGCCTTCCTTTTTTCAGCCGCAGCCGGTTCCGGCACCCATGCAACCGCTGCCGGAAGAGCATTTGCGCATTCTGCCCTGGAGGCTGGTCAGCCCTTTACCGGTATAGACGGCCTCCAGCCCCTTTTCGATGAATCCCGACATGACGATGGGCTTTATCTGTTTCTTTTTCAGGGTTTCCCTAGGGCTTTCGCCCAGGTCGTTGACCAGGATGGCCCGGCAGTCGCCCAGGATACGGCTGATGTTGAACCAGCGCTGGGAGCCGCCCCCGGCCGCGGGTGCCGGTCGTTCCTCGATAAGTTTGTAGCCACCCTGGCCGTCCTCGCCCCAGATCTGGAACCGGGTGGCCTCGCCGAGGTGCTGGTTGACAAGCACGCCTTCCAGGGTCGCCACCGCCACATAGGGCCGCTTGGCCACCGAGTGGCCGGGCAGCTTGGCGCAGGCCGAAAGACAGCCCCGCATCTCTTCGGTGCGGTCGTCGTCGAGCAACCCCACCGCATCGGCCCGGCAGCGGGTGCAGTGGCGCATCTGCGGCAGGTACTGTTCGGCCTCGTTGCGGATCCCGGTCATGTAGATCCTGGAGGGTTCCGGGATATTTTCAAATACCGTGTCGACGTTGGGGTACATGGCCATGCAGTTGAACAGGTCGGCGCCGAGATCGCGCATGGCCCGCGCCACCTTGATGATGTGATGGTCATTGACGCCGGGAATGGCGATGGTGTTGATCTTCACCGTGATGCCGTGTTTCTTCAACTCCCTGATCGATTGCAGCTGCCTGGCCAGGAGCAGTTCGGCCCCCTGGCGTCCCCGGTAGAGCACCCGGCCGTCCCGGACCCAGGAATAGATGTTTTTACTCACCTCGGGATCCACCGCATTGACCGTGACGGTCACGTGCGAGACCCCGATCTCGGCCAGCTCGGGCACGTAGGGGCTCAGGTTCATGCCGTTGGATGCCAGGCAGAGGATGGTTTCAGGGTATTCCCTGCGGATGAGACGCATGGTCTCCAGGGTTTCATCACCATTGGCAAACGGGTCGCCGGGGCCGGCAATGCCGGCCACCGAGATTCGCGGCTCCTTTTCCAGCACCCTGCCCATGTAGTAGAGGGCCTGTTCCGGGGTGAGGACGGTGGAGGTCACACCGGGACGCGACTCGTTGACGCAGTCATACTTGCGGTTGCAGTAGTTGCACTGGATATTGCACTTGGGCGCCACTGGCAGGTGGACCCGGCCGTACAGCCCCTTGACCTTGGCGTTGAAACAGGGATGCCGGTTGAAATCGAGTGGTGTTGTCATGGTGTGCTCCTTTATATGAATTCAGAGTTCTAAATCCTGTTTTCTGCGGGTTTTTCCGGCCTGGTCTTCTGCCTACATGTAGGCGTAGCCGACATCCGAGGCGTCCTGTTTGGCACCGATCATCGCATTGGTCACCGTGTCGAAGAGCTGCTGCGCCCCCTGGTAGCCGAGATGGAGAATGCGCTGGCCGCCGACCCGGTCGTGGATGGGAAAGCCCACCCGGACCAGGGGGATGGCCAGCTTTCTGGCCAGGGGATATCCCTTGGAGTGACCAATAATGAGATCGGGCTTGAGCGACCCGGCCATTTCACCGATGTCGAAGAAATCCATGTTTTCAAAAACCTGTGGCTGCTCCAGGAGAATATCACCGGTGAGTTTCTCGATGGTCCGGGCCAGCTTGCCCGACGAGCCGCCACTGGCGCAGAGCACCGGCTGGATACCGATTTCCGCCAGAAAGACGGTCAGGCCCGCAACCAGATCCTCTTCGCCATAGACAATGGCCCGTTTGCCGAAGATATATTTATGCCCGTCCACGTAGGCATCCACCAGTCGGCCCCGCTGGTGGACGTATTTTTCCGGCACCGTCCTGCCGCTGATTTCGGCAAGCAGGGCCAGAAAACGGTCGGTCTCTTCAATACCCATGGGTAACCCCAGCCGGTGGCATGGAACCTGGAACTTCTTCTCCAGAACTCTGGCACCCGAGTTGGAGTCGGCCAGGGTGTGGCCAAATTCGATGGAGAGCCGGCTCCTTCCCATGGACTCGATGCGCTCAAGCGGGGTGCCCCCGGCCGGAACTTTGACGTATTCCTTAAAGATGGGGCCATCCATGGTGGTGGAGAGATCCGGGAGCATGGTCCAGTCCAGGCCGAAATCGTCCAGGATCTCCTGGAGGAGCCGATAGTCGGCCGAGGAGACAAAGCCCGGCATCAGGTTGATGGTTTCGGTTTTCGGTCCTGATTCGGCCAGCTGTTCGACCACCGATTTCACCGCTGCGTGAAATCCCTCCATGTGGGTGCCCGAATAGCTGGGGGTGGATACGTGGATAAATTTGGGCAACCCCTCGGAACCGGCGGTGTCACGCTGGAATTCCCTGAGGTACATGGGCACGTCGTCGCCAATGGTCTCGGTGAGGCAGGTGGTGGCGATGCCGATCATGGCCGGGCGGTATTTTTCCGCCACATTGGTCAGGCCCTGTTTCAGGTTGGGGCCGCCACCATAGACCGCGTGCTTCTCGGAAAGCGAGGAGGAGGCGATATCGATGGGCTCGTTGTAGTGGCTGATGATATAGCGCCGCATGTAGGTGGCGCAGCCCTGGCAGCCGTGCAGATAAGGCACCGTGCCCTCGATACCCTTGAAGGCCAGGCAGGCACCCAGGGGCTTGCACAGCTTGCAGGCATTGGTGGTGGAAATATAGTTGGGCGGTGGATTCTTGCTCATGGTCGGTACCTGTCTGGTTTTCAATTATTGCCGGGGACAAAGCGCCATACCGGGCTCATGACCGAGTTGTAGACTTCCCGGGCGAAGTTGAGCATGCCGGTGAATCCGGCCAGGGCTTCCTTGCGTTCATGGTTGTGGTCACAGAACCCGATCCCCAGCTTGTAGGCAATGGGCCGTTCCTTGACCCCACCAACAAAGATGTCGACGCCCTTCTCCTTGAGAAAGGAGGTCAGCTCCAGGGGATTGGAGTCATCGACAATGACCGTGCCCGGATCGGTGATAGCGGCCAGCTCTTCATAATCTTCCGTGGTGCCGGTCTGGGAGCCCACCAGGACCACCTGCATGTCCACCAGGCGAAACGCCTTGACCAGGGAAAAGGCTTTGAAGGAGCCGCCCACGTAAATGGCGGCCTTTTTTCCAGCCAGGGCCCGGCGGTATTTTTCCAGCTTCGGGACCAGTTCGCTCACCTCCTGACGGACCAGTTCCCTGGTTCGGGCCATGATGGCTTCGGCCTCTGGATCACCGGGAAATTTTTTCAGGAAAAAGCGGGCGATGTCGTAGAGGGCCTCGGACATGTCCTCGATGCCGAAGTAAGAGACCCGCAGCGACGGAACCCCGTATTTCTCTTCCATCATGTTGGCCAGCCCCATGGTGGATCCGGAGCACTGGACCACGTTGAGAGCGGCGCCGTGGGCCCGGCGGATATCATCCACCCGGCCGTCACCGGTGATGTTGGCCACCACCTCGATGCCCATGCGCTCATAATACTTACGGACCATCCAGATCTCGCCGGCCAGGTTGAAGTCGCCGAGGATATTTATGGAAAAGCGGGAGATGGTCTCGGTCTCCCCGGTACCGATGAGCCGGAACATGGCGTCGCAGGCGGCCTGGTAGCCGGCCCGCTTGTTGCCCTTGAATCCCTCGGATTTGACCGGGATGACTGGGATACCGGTTTCCTTCTCCATCTCGCGGCAGACCGCTTCCAGGTCGTCGCCGATGATGCCGACGATACAGGTGGAGTAGACAAAGGCGGCCCTGGGATTGTGGCGGGCGATGAGTTCACGCAGGGCGCTGGCGAGTTTTTTCTCGCCCCCGAAGATGACGTCGCGTTCCTGGAGGTCGGTGGAAAAGGAAAGCCGGTGCAACTCCGGCCCCGAGGACAGGGCACCGCGGATATCCCAGGTGTAGACCGCGCAGCCGATAGGACCGTGCACCAGGTGCAGGGCATCGGCAATGGGGTAGAGGACCACCCTCGAACCGCAGAAGGTGCAGGCCCGCTGGCTCACGGCCCCGGCCAGGCTGTCCTTGTTGCAGACAATGGAAAACGGGGTCTTCCCCTTGATGTAGATCTGGTCAGCTCGCTCTTTCAGTGCAACTGCCACCATGGTCTTTCTCCTGATATGCGTTTGCGAATAGATGCTGCCAGGAGAAAGGCAAGAGGTGTGCCATGTGCGCTTTTTGTATTTTTCTTTATTGTTTCAGGTGGTTATCTTTGAATGTGTCTTTAGCGGCGACCGGGTGGATGGGGCCAACTTGTCAGGAAGAGGACAAAAAGGAAAGGGTGCTACAAAACTGTAGGCAAGGGGGAGCCAGGGGCCGGCCGGCAATGGGCCGGGCCCTGGTTTCAGATTGGCAGGACGCGGACGCGGGTGGAGCTGAAATCCGGGATCCCGGCCTGGACATCGACCATGGGCAGGTTGCCCAGGTGGTCGTCCCGCCGGGAGATATCGTTGGGGTTTATGCCCCTGCCCCGGCGGGGATCAGGGATCAGGACATCGCCTGAAACTACTCTGGAACCGCCCAGAAAGACAGATTGTCCGTCCTTCACCTCCACCCGGCCCGCACCATGGTAGGTGTGGCCGTAATGGAAGGAGATAGCCAGGCAGCCGGGACGGATGAGTCTTGTGGTCTGCACCTGTCCGGTAATGCCCCGGGGTGTGCTCCTGGAAACCAGCCGTACCCTGTCCCCGTCCTGTATTCCCAGGTTGCGGGCATCGTCGGCGTGCATGACGATATGGTTTTCAGGGAAGATTTCCAGGGCCGCGGGGTGGTTGATGGTCCGGGACTGGGTATGGACGTTCATCTTGTGGGTGACCACCTGGAAGGGATAGTCCCGGTCTTTTTCAGCCACCACATCGCCGGCCGAGTCGGTTGGTGGCCAGTAGTGGACTGTACCGGGGTAGCGCTCGCCGGTGAGTGCGTTTCTGGCCGCGGCCATCTCTTCATTGAAGAGCACCACCCGTTTAAGGCCATGTTTGAATTTCTGTCCGTCAAACTGGTCCTGGTATCTGGCAAAGATGCCGCCGCGGGCCAGGGCATGGCAAAGGGTTTTCCACTGCGGGTCCGGCAGGATGTCCCGGTATCTGGCCACGGGGTAGTTGGCTTCCACGAACCGCTGTTCTTCGGGCGTGGCAGCCGGCAACCCACCATTGGCAGCAATGTTGGCAAAGCCCCTGAGGTAAAAGTCCTCGCCCCGGAACAGGGGATGGAGGTTGCCCTCCCGGTCACCGATGGCCCTGGCGCCAAAGCCCGGCAATCCCAGGTGGTTTGCCAGGTCGATGAGAAAGGTTTCCAGGCAGAAGGGTCTGCCGTCCGCGGTCCTGGTGGTGAGTGGTTCGATGAGCGGGGTGCGCAGGGCGGTGAACCGGCAGGCTGGTGCATGGGGATGGATCCAGCCGTAATGCCCTTCAGCCCAGGTCACGTCCGGGATAATGTAATCGGCAAAGATATTGGATTCGTTGATCG encodes:
- the nifB gene encoding nitrogenase cofactor biosynthesis protein NifB, whose amino-acid sequence is MTTPLDFNRHPCFNAKVKGLYGRVHLPVAPKCNIQCNYCNRKYDCVNESRPGVTSTVLTPEQALYYMGRVLEKEPRISVAGIAGPGDPFANGDETLETMRLIRREYPETILCLASNGMNLSPYVPELAEIGVSHVTVTVNAVDPEVSKNIYSWVRDGRVLYRGRQGAELLLARQLQSIRELKKHGITVKINTIAIPGVNDHHIIKVARAMRDLGADLFNCMAMYPNVDTVFENIPEPSRIYMTGIRNEAEQYLPQMRHCTRCRADAVGLLDDDRTEEMRGCLSACAKLPGHSVAKRPYVAVATLEGVLVNQHLGEATRFQIWGEDGQGGYKLIEERPAPAAGGGSQRWFNISRILGDCRAILVNDLGESPRETLKKKQIKPIVMSGFIEKGLEAVYTGKGLTSLQGRMRKCSSGSGCMGAGTGCG
- a CDS encoding nitrogenase component 1, yielding MSKNPPPNYISTTNACKLCKPLGACLAFKGIEGTVPYLHGCQGCATYMRRYIISHYNEPIDIASSSLSEKHAVYGGGPNLKQGLTNVAEKYRPAMIGIATTCLTETIGDDVPMYLREFQRDTAGSEGLPKFIHVSTPSYSGTHMEGFHAAVKSVVEQLAESGPKTETINLMPGFVSSADYRLLQEILDDFGLDWTMLPDLSTTMDGPIFKEYVKVPAGGTPLERIESMGRSRLSIEFGHTLADSNSGARVLEKKFQVPCHRLGLPMGIEETDRFLALLAEISGRTVPEKYVHQRGRLVDAYVDGHKYIFGKRAIVYGEEDLVAGLTVFLAEIGIQPVLCASGGSSGKLARTIEKLTGDILLEQPQVFENMDFFDIGEMAGSLKPDLIIGHSKGYPLARKLAIPLVRVGFPIHDRVGGQRILHLGYQGAQQLFDTVTNAMIGAKQDASDVGYAYM
- the nifE gene encoding nitrogenase iron-molybdenum cofactor biosynthesis protein NifE, with protein sequence MVAVALKERADQIYIKGKTPFSIVCNKDSLAGAVSQRACTFCGSRVVLYPIADALHLVHGPIGCAVYTWDIRGALSSGPELHRLSFSTDLQERDVIFGGEKKLASALRELIARHNPRAAFVYSTCIVGIIGDDLEAVCREMEKETGIPVIPVKSEGFKGNKRAGYQAACDAMFRLIGTGETETISRFSINILGDFNLAGEIWMVRKYYERMGIEVVANITGDGRVDDIRRAHGAALNVVQCSGSTMGLANMMEEKYGVPSLRVSYFGIEDMSEALYDIARFFLKKFPGDPEAEAIMARTRELVRQEVSELVPKLEKYRRALAGKKAAIYVGGSFKAFSLVKAFRLVDMQVVLVGSQTGTTEDYEELAAITDPGTVIVDDSNPLELTSFLKEKGVDIFVGGVKERPIAYKLGIGFCDHNHERKEALAGFTGMLNFAREVYNSVMSPVWRFVPGNN